A region from the Sulfurivermis fontis genome encodes:
- a CDS encoding MBL fold metallo-hydrolase RNA specificity domain-containing protein: protein MKLHFLGAAREVTGSCFLVEALNVRFLVDCGMVQGGRTAAARNHEPFPFDPASIDFVLLTHAHIDHSGLLPKLTRAGFKGPIYATPATVDLLGVMLPDSAHIQESDAKRVAKRLKEKTVPPPLYTLQDAHECLQQVRGIEYDREFAPRVGVRARFRDAGHILGSAIIEVWVTEYGYPTKLVFSGDLGQPGRPILRDPTTIEDADILVIESTYGNRQHKDFSATEEEMIGIVEKTLFERGGNVIVPAFAVGRTQEILYHLHRLTCEGRLRQPKVFVDSPMATQATRITREHLELFDEQAKRLAGWHARGENLPYLSFTASAEGSMALNRIRSGAIIISASGMCDAGRIRHHLRHNLPRRECSILFPGFQAQGTLGRRLIEGAERVRIFGEDIPVRAAIHSVDGLSAHADQKALLNWARGFVHPPAQTFVVHGELSAAQAFAELLQQQLGWQVTVPEHGHALRWPEFLAHE from the coding sequence ATGAAACTGCATTTTCTGGGCGCTGCGCGCGAAGTCACCGGGTCGTGTTTCTTGGTGGAAGCGCTCAACGTACGCTTCCTGGTGGATTGCGGCATGGTTCAGGGCGGCCGCACGGCGGCGGCGCGCAACCATGAGCCATTCCCGTTCGACCCGGCGTCGATTGATTTCGTGCTCCTGACCCATGCCCATATCGACCATAGTGGGCTATTGCCCAAACTCACGCGCGCCGGGTTCAAGGGGCCCATCTACGCCACGCCAGCGACGGTTGATCTGCTCGGGGTGATGCTGCCCGATAGCGCTCACATCCAGGAAAGCGATGCCAAGCGGGTTGCCAAGCGGCTCAAAGAAAAGACCGTGCCGCCACCCCTGTATACCCTGCAGGATGCACACGAATGCCTGCAGCAAGTACGAGGCATCGAATACGACCGGGAGTTCGCGCCCCGCGTCGGGGTGCGCGCCCGTTTCCGCGATGCCGGGCACATTCTTGGGTCGGCCATCATCGAGGTCTGGGTCACCGAATATGGCTACCCGACAAAGCTCGTTTTCAGTGGCGACCTCGGCCAGCCGGGGCGCCCGATACTGCGCGACCCGACAACCATCGAGGACGCCGACATCCTCGTCATCGAGTCCACCTACGGCAACCGCCAGCACAAGGATTTCTCGGCGACCGAAGAGGAAATGATCGGCATCGTCGAAAAGACATTGTTCGAACGCGGCGGCAATGTCATCGTGCCGGCCTTCGCGGTCGGCCGAACCCAGGAAATCCTTTATCACCTGCACCGACTCACCTGCGAGGGGCGGCTGCGGCAACCGAAGGTATTCGTCGATTCGCCGATGGCCACGCAGGCCACGCGCATCACGCGCGAGCATCTCGAATTGTTCGACGAACAGGCGAAGCGGTTGGCCGGCTGGCACGCGCGCGGCGAGAACCTCCCATACCTGAGTTTCACAGCGAGCGCTGAGGGGTCCATGGCGCTGAACCGGATCCGCTCCGGAGCCATCATCATTTCTGCCAGCGGCATGTGCGATGCGGGACGCATCCGGCACCACCTGCGCCACAACTTGCCACGCCGCGAATGCAGCATCTTGTTTCCCGGTTTCCAGGCGCAGGGGACGCTTGGCCGGCGCCTGATCGAGGGGGCCGAACGTGTACGCATCTTCGGCGAGGACATCCCGGTACGTGCGGCGATCCACAGCGTGGACGGCCTCTCGGCGCATGCCGACCAGAAGGCGTTGCTGAATTGGGCTCGGGGTTTTGTTCACCCACCGGCGCAAACCTTCGTGGTGCATGGGGAACTGTCTGCCGCGCAGGCCTTCGCCGAACTCCTGCAACAGCAACTCGGCTGGCAGGTCACGGTGCCCGAGCATGGTCATGCGCTGCGCTGGCCGGAATTTCTGGCGCACGAGTGA
- a CDS encoding TIGR00730 family Rossman fold protein — translation MTPAEDLAERLRAIRESPTYRLAYEDIELLGQDELRPLRLQLELLKPERILHEKGIRSTVVVFGSARVSDAETAEARLGALERQARVTPEDVGLRQELARANRRVEQARHYEQARRFSGLISARFQQQNRRDFVVVTGGGPGIMEAANRGAFEVGARSIGLNITLPHEQAPNPYMCPDLAFRFHYFALRKMHFLLHAKGLVAFPGGYGTLDELFEVLTLIQTGKMQRIPVVLVGRAFWRRVVDFDLLLDEGYVSPSDLDLFTCVDEAEEIVSALERFYVNRAAGDGAT, via the coding sequence ATGACGCCCGCCGAAGATCTCGCTGAACGCCTGCGCGCCATCCGCGAGTCGCCAACGTACCGTCTTGCGTACGAAGACATCGAACTGCTTGGCCAGGACGAACTGCGGCCGCTGCGACTGCAGCTCGAACTACTCAAACCTGAGCGCATCCTGCACGAGAAAGGCATCCGCTCGACGGTAGTGGTCTTCGGCAGCGCACGCGTGAGCGATGCCGAGACGGCAGAAGCCCGCCTTGGCGCGCTGGAGCGTCAGGCGCGCGTCACTCCGGAGGATGTCGGGCTGAGGCAAGAGCTTGCCCGAGCCAATCGCCGGGTCGAACAGGCACGTCACTACGAGCAAGCGAGGCGTTTCTCGGGCCTTATTTCGGCGCGTTTCCAGCAGCAAAACCGCCGTGATTTCGTCGTCGTCACCGGAGGTGGGCCCGGCATCATGGAGGCCGCCAACCGCGGTGCTTTCGAGGTTGGCGCACGTTCGATTGGCCTCAACATCACGCTGCCCCACGAACAGGCACCCAACCCCTACATGTGCCCGGATTTGGCGTTCCGATTCCACTATTTCGCGCTGCGCAAGATGCACTTCTTGTTGCACGCCAAGGGCTTGGTGGCATTCCCGGGTGGCTATGGAACGCTCGATGAGCTGTTCGAGGTGCTCACCTTGATCCAGACCGGAAAGATGCAGCGTATTCCGGTAGTGCTGGTCGGCCGTGCATTCTGGCGTCGCGTAGTTGATTTCGACCTTCTGCTCGACGAAGGCTATGTCTCTCCATCCGATCTCGACTTGTTCACCTGCGTAGACGAAGCCGAGGAAATCGTCAGTGCCCTCGAACGCTTTTACGTCAACAGGGCAGCAGGCGATGGGGCGACATGA
- a CDS encoding lipid A deacylase LpxR family protein yields the protein MIGVDGYCRSLCGTKVQQSMQCATLLIACALFSPIAAFGSEVSLSANPPSCSPEQSLRWRGGTLRLENDLFTGSDRNYTNGVALTAVSRDLQGGLRPECLPQPIGLYARFIGWADPGFWHDAGAHSSSQNLVVRFGQSMYTPENKTRTDVIPDDRPYAGLLYLGLAWNRRIHPQAASYEMLDVRELTLGVIGPWSLAEQSQDLVHRARGIERFRGWDNQLRNEPAFQMAMERKFKPYTEGAVRPGWGSDVIGSYALRVGNIETAASTGVEFRAGWNIPNDFGSYPIRPGAENRPPSGVADLRTTTPQSVLAPKPGAHVFLNLEGKAVAWDFSLDGNMFRHSHHVSRRPWIAQAALGISSQWIVAGRGVRLAVMRVWRTREFDQQAGHHAFGSIALSLEF from the coding sequence ATGATCGGCGTCGACGGGTATTGCCGGAGCCTGTGCGGCACCAAGGTGCAGCAGTCGATGCAGTGCGCCACCTTGTTGATTGCCTGTGCATTGTTCAGCCCGATTGCTGCTTTCGGTTCCGAAGTCTCGCTCTCTGCAAATCCTCCCTCCTGCTCACCAGAGCAATCCCTGCGCTGGCGGGGCGGCACTCTGCGTCTGGAGAACGATTTGTTCACCGGCTCCGATCGCAACTACACCAACGGTGTCGCGCTAACAGCAGTCTCACGCGATCTGCAAGGCGGGCTCCGTCCGGAATGCCTGCCCCAGCCGATTGGCTTGTACGCCCGCTTCATCGGCTGGGCTGATCCAGGCTTCTGGCACGACGCCGGCGCCCACTCGTCGTCGCAAAACCTCGTCGTGCGCTTTGGCCAGTCCATGTACACGCCCGAGAACAAGACGCGCACCGACGTGATTCCAGATGACCGACCGTACGCTGGTTTGCTCTACCTGGGTTTGGCGTGGAATCGCCGCATCCACCCACAAGCCGCCAGCTACGAAATGCTTGACGTGCGTGAGCTGACCCTGGGCGTGATCGGCCCCTGGTCGCTGGCCGAGCAATCTCAGGATCTGGTGCATCGGGCACGCGGCATTGAGCGATTTCGCGGCTGGGACAACCAGTTGCGCAACGAGCCGGCGTTTCAGATGGCCATGGAGCGCAAGTTCAAGCCGTACACGGAGGGTGCGGTCCGCCCTGGATGGGGCAGCGACGTGATCGGCAGCTATGCCCTGCGGGTCGGAAACATCGAAACCGCCGCCAGTACCGGCGTGGAGTTTCGCGCGGGCTGGAACATACCGAACGACTTCGGCAGCTATCCGATCCGCCCTGGCGCAGAGAACCGCCCGCCCTCTGGTGTTGCCGATCTGCGCACGACAACGCCGCAGTCGGTCCTGGCGCCCAAACCTGGGGCACATGTCTTCCTGAATCTGGAGGGTAAAGCCGTCGCCTGGGACTTCTCACTCGACGGAAACATGTTCCGGCATAGCCATCACGTCAGCCGGCGGCCTTGGATCGCGCAAGCAGCTCTCGGCATCAGCAGCCAATGGATCGTTGCTGGACGTGGCGTACGGCTCGCCGTGATGCGCGTTTGGAGAACCCGCGAGTTCGACCAGCAGGCGGGCCATCACGCATTCGGATCGATCGCGCTGAGTCTGGAATTTTGA
- a CDS encoding IS1595 family transposase, giving the protein MSINSVQFQAGLSMAEFIARYGTEAKCYRALYQWRWPQGFRCPACTGRARSRFRRGTTVYYQCRACRHQTTLTAGTMFEGTKLPLRTWLLALHLLTATKTNLAALELMRHLGVNYKTAWRVKHKIMQAMAEREEPRRLNGFVQIDDAYLGGERNGGKRGRGAEGKQPFVIAVQTDARFAAPSLAVIEPVRSFDNVSLEDWIARRLAPGCETYTDGLACFRRLEDAGHAHTTLDTGGGRAATEAPGARWVNVLLGNVKRAINGTYHAIRQAKYARRYLAKAAYRFNRRFRLHEMLPRLATAMLRCKPCPEPVLRAASNFHG; this is encoded by the coding sequence ATGAGCATCAATTCCGTGCAGTTCCAGGCTGGCCTGTCCATGGCCGAGTTCATCGCCCGCTACGGCACCGAGGCCAAGTGCTACCGTGCCCTGTACCAGTGGCGTTGGCCGCAAGGCTTCCGCTGCCCGGCCTGCACTGGACGGGCCCGCTCGCGGTTTCGGCGCGGGACGACGGTCTACTACCAGTGCCGCGCCTGCCGGCACCAGACCACGCTGACCGCCGGCACGATGTTCGAGGGCACCAAGCTGCCGCTGCGCACCTGGCTGCTGGCCCTGCACCTGCTGACCGCGACCAAGACCAACCTCGCCGCGCTGGAGCTGATGCGCCACCTGGGAGTCAACTACAAGACCGCCTGGCGGGTGAAGCACAAGATCATGCAGGCCATGGCCGAGCGCGAGGAACCCCGGCGGCTCAATGGCTTCGTGCAGATCGACGATGCCTACCTCGGCGGCGAGCGCAACGGCGGCAAGCGCGGGCGCGGTGCCGAGGGCAAGCAACCCTTCGTGATCGCGGTGCAGACCGACGCCCGCTTCGCCGCGCCGAGCCTGGCCGTGATCGAGCCGGTGCGCAGCTTCGACAACGTCTCGCTCGAGGACTGGATCGCACGGCGCCTGGCGCCCGGGTGCGAGACCTATACCGACGGTCTGGCCTGCTTCCGCCGGCTCGAAGACGCCGGCCACGCCCACACCACGCTGGACACCGGCGGCGGCCGTGCCGCCACCGAGGCGCCGGGCGCGCGTTGGGTGAACGTGCTGCTGGGCAACGTCAAGCGCGCCATCAACGGCACCTACCACGCCATCCGCCAGGCCAAGTACGCGCGGCGCTACCTGGCCAAAGCCGCCTACCGGTTCAACCGTCGCTTCCGCCTGCATGAGATGCTGCCGCGACTGGCCACCGCCATGCTGCGCTGCAAGCCTTGCCCCGAGCCGGTCTTGCGCGCTGCGAGCAATTTTCATGGCTGA
- a CDS encoding IS5 family transposase: MRRRSTPAEDPTVRPDDLFRARLETQIDLRHPLAQLACRMPWTALEEALSCTLPAPTVSGGGRPALPVRLMAGLLYLKHAYDLSDEAVCERWLENPYWQFFTGEEFFQTRLPCDPSSLVRWRKRLGEAGMEELLAQTIAAARSMKAVKARDLERVIVDSTVQEKAVAYPTDSRLLEAGRRKLVLLAKRHGIALRQSYEREGPTLRRRAGGYAHAKQFKRMRRVLRRQRTVLGRVIRDIERKLADAGEAAKAALGTWLDRAKRLHAQRPKDKGKLYALHAPEVECIGKGKSRQPYEFGVKVGLAVTARQGLIVGARSFPGNPYDGDTLAEQLEQAEIVSGCKPKVAIVDLGYRGREVAGVEILHRGKPKRLTRSQWRWVKRRQAIEPIIGHVKDDCGLRRCWLKGAQGDAMHAVLCAAGYNLRWLMRWIAAFCAWMLGALISLITAGSQPTVPARG, translated from the coding sequence ATGCGCCGCCGCTCGACGCCCGCCGAGGACCCGACGGTCCGTCCCGATGACTTGTTCCGGGCCCGCCTGGAAACCCAGATCGACCTGCGTCATCCGCTGGCCCAGCTGGCCTGCCGCATGCCCTGGACGGCGCTGGAGGAAGCGCTTTCGTGCACGTTGCCCGCGCCCACCGTGAGCGGCGGCGGGCGACCGGCGTTGCCGGTTCGGCTGATGGCCGGTCTGCTCTACCTCAAACATGCCTACGACCTGTCGGACGAGGCGGTGTGCGAGCGTTGGCTGGAGAACCCGTACTGGCAGTTCTTCACCGGCGAGGAATTCTTCCAGACCCGGCTGCCGTGCGACCCCAGTTCGCTGGTGCGCTGGCGCAAGCGTCTGGGCGAGGCGGGCATGGAGGAGTTGCTGGCCCAGACGATTGCCGCTGCGCGCTCGATGAAGGCGGTGAAGGCACGGGACCTGGAACGGGTGATCGTGGACAGCACCGTGCAGGAGAAGGCGGTGGCGTACCCGACCGACAGCCGACTATTGGAGGCGGGCCGCCGCAAGCTGGTGCTCCTGGCCAAGCGCCACGGCATTGCGCTGCGGCAGAGCTACGAACGGGAAGGGCCCACGCTCCGTCGCCGTGCTGGCGGCTATGCACACGCCAAGCAGTTCAAGCGGATGCGCCGTGTGCTGCGTCGCCAGCGCACGGTACTGGGCCGGGTGATTCGCGACATCGAACGCAAGCTGGCCGATGCCGGAGAGGCGGCCAAAGCGGCACTTGGGACGTGGCTGGATCGCGCCAAGCGGCTGCATGCGCAGCGTCCGAAGGACAAGGGCAAGCTGTACGCATTGCATGCCCCGGAGGTGGAGTGCATAGGCAAGGGGAAGTCGCGACAGCCGTACGAGTTCGGGGTGAAGGTCGGCCTGGCGGTGACCGCCAGGCAGGGCTTGATCGTCGGGGCCCGCAGTTTTCCCGGCAATCCGTACGACGGCGACACGCTGGCCGAGCAGTTGGAGCAGGCCGAGATCGTGAGCGGCTGCAAGCCGAAGGTGGCGATTGTGGATCTTGGCTACCGGGGCCGCGAAGTGGCGGGCGTGGAGATCCTGCATCGAGGCAAGCCCAAGCGCCTGACCCGAAGCCAATGGCGCTGGGTGAAGCGTCGCCAGGCGATCGAACCGATCATCGGCCACGTCAAGGACGACTGTGGCCTGCGCCGCTGCTGGCTGAAGGGCGCGCAAGGGGACGCCATGCACGCGGTCCTGTGCGCGGCGGGCTACAACCTGCGCTGGCTGATGCGCTGGATCGCGGCTTTTTGTGCCTGGATGCTGGGGGCGTTGATTTCGCTCATCACGGCTGGATCGCAGCCAACGGTACCCGCACGGGGATGA
- the vsr gene encoding DNA mismatch endonuclease Vsr, translating into MARVKDESRSKIMASIKRRDTKPELLLRKELWRRGLRGYRLDVQLPGRPDIFFPKHKLCIFVDGCFWHGCPIHYKGVARNTEYWDAKIQRNIARDQAITKSLIAMGFAVMQGSIRSRRVIEVLAKLVSEHGAPRYLRSDNGPEFVSRAILRWLHGEGIETAFIEPGKPWQNGTAESLNGKFRDECLSMEWFRNRFEAKVLIETWRRHYNEDRPHSSLGYRTPKQFKAEQKQQDESSTTPAILN; encoded by the coding sequence TTGGCGCGGGTAAAAGATGAGTCCCGATCAAAAATCATGGCCTCAATCAAGAGGCGTGATACGAAGCCTGAACTTCTGCTCCGCAAGGAGCTCTGGCGGCGAGGGCTTCGTGGATATCGACTAGACGTCCAACTCCCGGGGCGGCCCGACATATTTTTCCCGAAGCACAAACTTTGCATATTTGTGGACGGGTGCTTCTGGCACGGTTGCCCAATCCACTACAAAGGCGTTGCAAGAAATACAGAGTACTGGGATGCAAAAATTCAACGCAACATTGCGCGGGACCAGGCAATCACGAAGAGCCTCATCGCAATGGGTTTTGCCGTTATGCAGGGCAGCATCCGGTCGCGGCGGGTCATCGAAGTGCTGGCGAAGCTGGTCAGCGAACATGGCGCACCGCGCTATCTTCGTTCCGACAACGGCCCGGAGTTCGTCAGCCGGGCCATCCTGCGCTGGCTGCACGGCGAAGGCATCGAGACCGCCTTCATCGAACCGGGCAAGCCTTGGCAGAATGGCACCGCCGAGAGCCTCAACGGCAAGTTCCGTGATGAGTGCCTGAGCATGGAGTGGTTCCGGAATCGGTTCGAGGCCAAGGTGCTGATCGAGACCTGGCGGCGGCACTACAACGAAGACCGGCCGCATTCGAGCCTCGGCTACCGCACACCGAAGCAGTTCAAGGCAGAGCAGAAGCAACAAGACGAATCATCAACCACCCCGGCCATCCTCAACTGA
- a CDS encoding transposase, with protein MKKSRFTEEQIVGIVRESQAHGVTETARKHKVSEQTLYTWRKRYGGMEASQVTELKRLQQENARLKKLVAERDLEIEVMKEIAAKKW; from the coding sequence ATGAAGAAGTCGAGATTCACCGAAGAGCAGATCGTTGGGATAGTGCGGGAGAGCCAGGCCCATGGGGTGACGGAGACCGCCCGCAAGCACAAGGTCTCGGAGCAAACACTGTATACCTGGCGCAAGCGCTATGGCGGTATGGAGGCAAGCCAGGTCACGGAGCTGAAGCGGCTGCAGCAGGAGAATGCCCGCCTCAAAAAGCTGGTGGCCGAGCGGGACCTCGAAATCGAGGTGATGAAGGAGATAGCGGCAAAAAAATGGTAG
- a CDS encoding IS3 family transposase, with translation MVGVPDRLEAVRHATERGISQRRACRLLGVSRSMVTYRYRQPEKDKALCEAIEDIAKAHSAWGYRLVAGWLRENGSSASLKRVRRLWRQEGYTAHWRKRRKKKRTGARLDPPPHGPNSVWCMDFSEDRLENGRRFQTLLVKDEATAYCLGLPVARSFKAVDVERELDRMVEQYGCPDFVRCDNGGQFIAFVVQRWAQRRGIRMAHIDPGKPWQNGAAESLVATYRREVLDAELFHTLLEAEVISERWRRMYNEQRPHSRLNYRPPATAYPAKKVV, from the coding sequence ATGGTAGGCGTGCCGGACCGCCTCGAAGCGGTGCGGCACGCGACCGAACGCGGTATCTCGCAGCGTCGGGCCTGCCGGTTGCTGGGGGTGTCGCGCTCAATGGTCACCTATCGGTATCGGCAGCCGGAGAAGGACAAGGCACTGTGTGAGGCCATTGAGGACATTGCCAAGGCGCACTCGGCCTGGGGTTACCGTCTTGTAGCCGGATGGCTGCGCGAGAATGGTTCTAGTGCGAGCCTGAAGCGCGTGCGGCGGTTGTGGCGCCAGGAGGGCTATACCGCCCACTGGCGTAAACGCCGCAAGAAGAAGCGTACAGGCGCGCGCCTTGATCCGCCGCCCCATGGGCCGAACAGCGTCTGGTGCATGGATTTCTCCGAGGACCGTTTAGAGAATGGCCGGCGTTTTCAGACCCTGCTCGTCAAAGACGAGGCGACAGCCTATTGCCTGGGACTGCCGGTGGCGCGCTCCTTCAAGGCAGTGGATGTCGAGCGGGAGCTGGATCGGATGGTGGAGCAATATGGCTGCCCCGATTTCGTCCGCTGTGACAACGGTGGTCAGTTCATCGCCTTCGTGGTGCAGCGTTGGGCTCAGCGTCGTGGCATACGCATGGCGCACATCGACCCTGGCAAGCCTTGGCAGAACGGGGCGGCTGAAAGCCTGGTGGCCACCTACCGCCGCGAAGTGCTCGATGCGGAGCTGTTTCACACCTTGCTGGAGGCTGAGGTGATCAGCGAGAGATGGCGCCGGATGTACAACGAGCAACGACCGCACAGTCGTTTGAACTATCGGCCTCCGGCTACCGCCTATCCGGCAAAGAAGGTAGTCTAG
- a CDS encoding McrC family protein → MKRLLRCEEWSKLRVGPGLELESLEELTSIVAGWKYSTGEDPDAYFDILPGALVPKFWTGTLETELLVLEVAPIGAKQLEPELRSNLDGSLSAMLATALSAQSMTAGLASISADGSRHDALMEMFCDELQLARRRQVIRRYASTSDSLPSPRGRISFPGQCYESIRRPGRFASAWVALTEDVPENRIFKEVLLRYRPRCSARIRGRIDLCLSELDSVDASGDHRLEWAKVRADRLPPIYHSLLRQSKALLDEEGAGVFAGDKLATAEIVFTSRLFEQFVAKELSWISPAAGLVSKAQDRGTFTCSRGDGKGVFELIPDVRLIDDRGKTALIVDTKWKSLDMRKRHLGISREDIYQVLTYGSRFNCADVVLLYPDVTNETGKTGYYQKFESILGARKYSVHVLKIPLLAPTLMVARDLLTGAQISDHRVL, encoded by the coding sequence ATGAAGCGCCTGCTGCGGTGTGAGGAATGGTCAAAGCTGCGCGTAGGTCCCGGACTTGAGCTGGAGTCCTTAGAAGAACTTACCTCGATTGTTGCCGGCTGGAAGTATAGTACCGGCGAAGATCCCGACGCGTACTTCGACATTTTGCCAGGAGCGCTAGTGCCCAAATTCTGGACGGGCACGCTGGAAACCGAGCTTTTAGTCCTTGAGGTTGCGCCGATTGGGGCGAAGCAACTCGAACCAGAACTACGGTCCAACCTGGATGGCAGCTTGTCGGCGATGCTGGCAACCGCCTTGTCGGCCCAGTCAATGACAGCGGGACTGGCATCCATAAGCGCAGATGGCAGTAGGCATGACGCTCTTATGGAGATGTTCTGCGATGAACTGCAACTCGCGCGTCGCCGCCAAGTAATCCGAAGATACGCATCGACCTCCGATAGCCTGCCCTCGCCCAGAGGCCGAATATCGTTTCCGGGCCAGTGCTATGAGAGCATTCGGAGACCAGGCCGCTTCGCGTCTGCGTGGGTGGCACTCACCGAAGACGTCCCTGAAAACAGGATATTCAAGGAAGTCTTACTCCGCTACCGGCCGCGATGCTCTGCACGAATCCGCGGCCGCATTGATCTATGTCTATCCGAACTCGACTCCGTTGATGCTTCCGGAGATCACCGCTTGGAGTGGGCAAAGGTGCGCGCGGACCGGCTTCCACCCATTTATCACTCCTTGCTTCGGCAAAGCAAGGCCCTCTTGGATGAAGAGGGTGCCGGAGTTTTTGCTGGAGACAAGCTTGCCACGGCAGAGATTGTCTTTACGTCACGCCTTTTTGAGCAATTTGTGGCCAAGGAACTGTCTTGGATCTCGCCGGCAGCCGGCTTGGTCTCCAAAGCGCAGGATCGAGGGACATTTACATGCTCACGAGGCGACGGAAAAGGTGTTTTTGAGTTGATTCCGGATGTGAGATTGATTGACGACCGTGGAAAGACTGCGCTGATAGTGGACACCAAGTGGAAGTCCCTTGACATGCGCAAGCGTCATCTTGGCATTTCGCGCGAAGACATCTATCAAGTCTTGACTTATGGGTCGCGCTTCAATTGCGCCGACGTTGTCCTCCTATACCCCGACGTGACAAACGAGACAGGCAAGACCGGTTACTACCAAAAATTCGAGTCCATCTTAGGTGCTCGAAAGTATTCGGTCCATGTCCTGAAGATACCGCTGCTTGCACCCACGCTCATGGTTGCAAGGGACTTGCTGACTGGAGCCCAAATCTCGGACCACCGGGTTCTTTAG